One window of the Kallotenue papyrolyticum genome contains the following:
- the mutL gene encoding DNA mismatch repair endonuclease MutL, whose product MPIRILEPDVAAKIAAGEVVERPASVVKELVENAIDAGATEIRVEIRGGGQREIRVSDNGCGIPADEVELAFQRHATSKIRSAEDLFDVHTLGFRGEALPSIATVAQVTCITRTHDAPTGVELRLAGGELISRAPRGGSPGTTFVVRNLFYNTPARLKFLRSEATEAAQINAVIEHYALAYPQIRWTLLIDGRLSLQTPGSGNLLDAIIELYGLDVARQLISVEDAAGEGEQATRVHGFVSQPSLTRSSRASIHLFVNRRWIRASGPLVYVIEEAYHTLLMKGRHPLAILNIEVDPAAVDVNVHPTKAEVKFLHQPQVLALLGRAVRAALAEQVGIPDLVLPGARPAETLQRRIELRQIGREREVARTAWSQPAFEPLVEQRAPLPPLAPRPPAETALEADAAPLPEAERAAPSPAPFHPPRPPDQPAARATVEPLPAPPQPRLPPLRVVGQVSETYIVAEAPDGLYLIDQHAAHERVIFEKLMREQGTQPIQSQALLLPVSVDLPPTLTTLLLGHAEELRQWGFEIEPFGEGTLRVRAVPHGLREAQIGPALYELGDQLQAAGGSTPADWREQALTTIACHSAVRAGQTLSHEEMRQLLQQLERCALPRTCPHGRPTTLLLSQAQLERQFGRKG is encoded by the coding sequence ATGCCGATTCGTATTCTGGAACCGGACGTTGCCGCCAAGATCGCCGCGGGCGAGGTCGTCGAGCGGCCTGCGTCGGTGGTCAAAGAGCTGGTCGAGAACGCGATCGACGCCGGGGCAACCGAGATCCGCGTCGAAATCCGCGGTGGCGGCCAGCGCGAGATTCGCGTCAGCGATAACGGCTGCGGCATTCCCGCCGATGAGGTGGAACTGGCCTTCCAGCGGCACGCTACCTCCAAGATCCGCAGCGCCGAGGATCTCTTCGATGTGCATACGCTGGGCTTTCGAGGCGAGGCCTTGCCCTCGATCGCCACGGTGGCGCAGGTGACCTGTATCACGCGCACGCATGACGCGCCGACCGGTGTGGAGCTGCGTCTGGCCGGCGGCGAGCTGATCAGCCGCGCGCCGCGCGGGGGCTCGCCGGGCACGACCTTTGTGGTGCGCAACCTGTTCTACAACACGCCGGCGCGGCTCAAATTTCTGCGCTCGGAGGCGACCGAAGCGGCGCAGATCAATGCGGTGATCGAACACTATGCCCTGGCATACCCCCAGATTCGCTGGACGCTGCTGATCGATGGGCGTCTCAGTCTGCAAACGCCCGGCTCCGGCAACCTGCTCGATGCGATCATCGAGCTGTACGGTCTGGATGTGGCGCGCCAGTTGATCAGCGTTGAGGATGCCGCGGGCGAGGGCGAGCAGGCCACGCGCGTGCATGGCTTTGTCAGCCAGCCGTCACTGACGCGTTCGTCGCGCGCGTCGATCCATCTGTTTGTCAATCGGCGCTGGATTCGCGCCAGCGGGCCGCTGGTGTATGTGATCGAGGAGGCCTACCACACGCTGCTGATGAAGGGCCGCCACCCGCTGGCGATCCTCAACATCGAGGTCGATCCCGCGGCGGTGGATGTCAACGTCCACCCTACCAAGGCCGAGGTCAAGTTCCTCCACCAGCCGCAGGTGCTGGCGCTGTTGGGCCGTGCCGTGCGCGCCGCGCTGGCCGAGCAGGTCGGCATTCCTGATCTGGTCCTGCCCGGCGCGCGTCCAGCCGAGACGCTCCAGCGGCGTATCGAGCTGCGTCAGATCGGGCGCGAGCGTGAGGTCGCGCGTACCGCCTGGTCGCAGCCGGCCTTCGAGCCGCTGGTGGAGCAACGCGCGCCGCTGCCACCTCTGGCGCCGCGCCCGCCTGCCGAAACGGCCTTGGAGGCTGACGCTGCGCCGCTGCCGGAGGCGGAGCGCGCCGCGCCGAGTCCTGCGCCCTTCCATCCGCCGCGCCCGCCCGATCAGCCGGCGGCGCGCGCCACGGTAGAGCCGTTGCCCGCGCCGCCGCAACCTCGGTTGCCGCCGTTGCGCGTGGTGGGCCAGGTCAGCGAGACCTATATCGTGGCCGAAGCGCCCGACGGACTGTACTTGATCGACCAGCATGCCGCGCATGAGCGCGTGATCTTCGAGAAGCTGATGCGCGAGCAGGGCACGCAGCCGATCCAGTCGCAGGCGCTGCTGCTGCCGGTCTCGGTCGATCTGCCGCCGACGCTGACGACGCTGCTGCTGGGGCATGCCGAGGAGCTGCGGCAGTGGGGCTTCGAGATCGAGCCCTTCGGCGAGGGTACGCTGCGCGTGCGCGCCGTGCCGCATGGGCTGCGCGAGGCGCAGATCGGGCCGGCGCTGTACGAGCTGGGCGACCAGCTCCAGGCCGCGGGCGGTTCGACGCCCGCCGACTGGCGCGAACAGGCGCTGACGACGATCGCCTGCCATTCGGCGGTGCGCGCCGGCCAGACCCTATCGCACGAGGAGATGCGCCAGTTGCTGCAGCAGCTCGAACGCTGTGCGTTGCCGCGCACCTGCCCGCACGGGCGGCCCACAACGCTGCTGCTGAGTCAGGCGCAGCTCGAACGGCAGTTTGGGCGCAAGGGGTGA
- a CDS encoding sigma-70 family RNA polymerase sigma factor, with the protein MSYRSVVHDVDTQLIERLARGDMAALDELYTRYARSVYSLALRILGDSADAEEVTQDVFERVWRHARSFDAQRGQFSAWLLGVTHHVAVDALRKRQRRPQLLTVDRDDPRDWPNLPAPDDVSETTLRHLQAQQIRRALRALPPPQQQAIELAYFNGMSHLEIAAALGDPLGTVKARIRRGMQRLRAALQGLGIEDDDER; encoded by the coding sequence GTGAGCTATCGGAGCGTTGTGCACGACGTCGATACGCAACTGATCGAGCGCCTGGCGCGGGGCGATATGGCGGCGTTGGATGAGCTCTACACGCGCTATGCGCGTTCGGTCTATTCGCTAGCACTGCGCATTCTAGGCGACTCCGCCGATGCCGAAGAGGTCACGCAAGATGTCTTCGAGCGCGTTTGGCGCCATGCCCGTTCGTTCGATGCACAGCGCGGTCAGTTTAGCGCCTGGCTGTTGGGGGTAACCCATCATGTTGCCGTCGATGCGCTGCGCAAGCGCCAGCGCCGACCGCAACTGCTCACGGTGGATCGCGACGATCCACGCGACTGGCCCAATCTACCGGCGCCCGACGATGTATCGGAGACAACCCTGCGCCATCTTCAGGCCCAGCAGATCCGCCGCGCTCTGCGTGCGTTGCCGCCGCCGCAGCAGCAGGCGATCGAGCTGGCCTATTTCAACGGCATGAGTCACCTGGAGATCGCCGCCGCCCTCGGCGATCCGCTTGGCACGGTTAAAGCCCGCATTCGCCGTGGCATGCAGCGGCTGCGTGCTGCCTTACAGGGGCTAGGCATAGAGGACGACGATGAACGATGA
- a CDS encoding anti-sigma factor: MNDEHVDELIDLYALGALEPAEQAAVDEHLDSCPRCRLQAEEAKRIVMLLAWTPDQHDPPPHLRERVHRRIAQLQRLEGKGPRLWWQRLLAELRRPVTGLAFATALVLALLSVGLAGRLSQTRGELAALQERLAQQQQVIELLRAPDTRLVTFQSQTTPGTLRLLLDPDGRSAYVIAAGLPPLPADRTYQLWLIDGDAPVSAGLLAVDAQGTALMRLTSAQPLSRYRLVGVTIEPAGGSPQPTMQPILVATL, encoded by the coding sequence ATGAACGATGAACATGTTGATGAACTGATCGATCTCTATGCGCTCGGCGCCCTGGAACCGGCGGAGCAGGCGGCGGTGGACGAGCACCTGGATAGCTGTCCGCGCTGTCGCCTGCAGGCCGAGGAAGCCAAGCGGATCGTCATGCTGCTGGCTTGGACGCCCGACCAACACGATCCACCACCGCACCTGCGCGAGCGCGTCCATCGGCGCATTGCCCAGCTCCAGCGTTTGGAGGGTAAGGGGCCGCGCCTGTGGTGGCAGCGCCTGCTGGCCGAGCTGCGTCGTCCGGTCACCGGCCTGGCTTTTGCTACTGCGCTGGTGCTGGCGCTGCTGAGTGTCGGGCTGGCAGGCCGTCTAAGCCAGACGCGCGGTGAGCTGGCCGCGCTCCAGGAGCGCCTGGCGCAACAGCAGCAGGTGATCGAACTGCTGCGCGCGCCCGACACGCGCCTGGTCACCTTCCAGAGTCAGACGACGCCCGGAACGTTGCGCCTGCTGCTCGACCCGGATGGGCGTAGTGCTTACGTCATCGCCGCCGGATTGCCGCCGCTGCCGGCGGATCGCACCTACCAGCTCTGGCTGATCGACGGTGACGCGCCGGTCAGCGCCGGCCTGCTGGCCGTGGATGCGCAGGGCACGGCGCTCATGCGCCTCACCTCGGCGCAGCCGCTCAGTCGCTATCGCTTGGTGGGTGTGACCATCGAGCCGGCCGGTGGTAGCCCACAGCCGACCATGCAGCCGATCCTGGTCGCTACGCTCTAG
- a CDS encoding PP2C family protein-serine/threonine phosphatase, with protein MQLRHAALTDVGATRDHNEDSYGIEVGGERPHAGALFVVCDGIGGFARGEVASELAVRTIIEHFFADAQADREAALVAAVQAANQAVFRAGGGNMGTTGVAAVFKDDALIVANVGDCRAYLVRGGQAYQITRDHSFVAEQVAAGAMTEQQAQRSSYRNIITRAIGHRPDVAVDTFRLPLLQDDVVVLCSDGLHGQVTAEEIALAFTKTSLEHACRALVRLANERGGPDNITVVAVQVAALTFAGESVDGAETPAVGAPQLPPAITARLAEAPPPVPAAGRTAKLATERRSGVDRRQQALPVAPEAERRRGERRQTPSQRRPAPSAHGSLRALLLWTAGLALLGALLLGAYYVSVFTNQAATPTITPPARPTLTPLGAPTPTLVPTVATPQP; from the coding sequence ATGCAGTTGCGCCACGCCGCTCTGACCGATGTCGGCGCTACGCGCGACCACAACGAAGATAGCTACGGCATTGAGGTCGGTGGCGAACGCCCGCACGCGGGGGCGCTTTTTGTTGTCTGCGACGGTATTGGCGGTTTTGCGCGCGGCGAGGTAGCCAGCGAACTGGCGGTGCGCACGATCATTGAGCACTTCTTCGCCGATGCACAAGCTGATCGTGAAGCTGCGCTGGTGGCAGCGGTGCAGGCTGCCAACCAGGCCGTGTTTCGCGCCGGGGGCGGTAACATGGGCACCACCGGCGTGGCCGCGGTCTTCAAAGACGATGCCCTGATCGTCGCCAACGTTGGCGACTGTCGCGCCTACCTGGTGCGTGGCGGGCAGGCCTACCAGATCACGCGCGATCACTCCTTCGTCGCCGAGCAGGTGGCCGCCGGCGCGATGACCGAGCAGCAGGCGCAGCGCAGCTCCTACCGCAACATCATTACGCGCGCGATCGGCCATCGGCCCGATGTGGCGGTGGATACTTTCCGGCTGCCGCTGTTGCAGGATGATGTGGTCGTGCTGTGCAGCGATGGTCTGCACGGCCAGGTCACAGCCGAGGAGATCGCCCTGGCCTTCACCAAAACCTCGTTGGAGCATGCCTGCCGAGCCCTGGTGCGGCTGGCCAACGAGCGCGGCGGCCCCGATAACATCACCGTAGTCGCGGTTCAGGTGGCTGCGCTGACCTTTGCCGGCGAGTCCGTTGATGGCGCCGAGACGCCCGCGGTCGGTGCGCCGCAGCTCCCGCCGGCGATCACCGCGCGGCTAGCCGAAGCACCTCCGCCCGTGCCGGCGGCGGGACGTACCGCCAAACTGGCCACCGAACGACGCAGTGGCGTAGATCGCCGCCAGCAGGCGCTGCCCGTCGCGCCCGAGGCGGAGCGCCGCCGTGGTGAGCGGCGCCAGACGCCGAGCCAGCGACGGCCCGCGCCGTCAGCGCATGGCTCGTTGCGCGCGTTGCTGCTCTGGACCGCAGGGCTGGCGCTGCTGGGCGCGCTGCTCCTCGGCGCCTACTATGTTAGTGTCTTCACCAACCAGGCGGCCACGCCGACGATCACGCCGCCGGCCCGTCCGACGCTGACGCCCTTGGGCGCGCCCACGCCAACCTTGGTGCCCACCGTTGCCACGCCCCAACCCTGA
- a CDS encoding TlpA family protein disulfide reductase codes for MTLWSTRIALIIALLALVACGTPTANPSATGSFGPVANQPHSHAPAQTGGTPHDHGQIGSTTPDHAAATATTSELQVVLATSEVVVGPNRLALGLLQDNVPISDAPQTTVTARYYRLSADQAALVGEEAARYYGEGLGPRGTFVIHPTFDAPGQWGLEVEATRPGQAPVTRRLRINVVEHGNAPKVGDAAPRSDTPTAAQVSDLRQISSDAHPDPRLYQMSVAQAVSSGKPSLILFATPGYCQTAVCGPGVEVVKRLVDRFGDRVNAVHVEVYRLPYDGTMVPAMREWGLLTEPWLFLVDGQGKIAARYEGGITLEELQPAVEQVIGGQAGS; via the coding sequence ATGACCCTCTGGTCCACGCGCATTGCGTTAATCATAGCACTCCTCGCGCTGGTCGCCTGTGGTACGCCGACTGCCAATCCAAGCGCCACGGGCTCGTTCGGGCCGGTCGCCAACCAGCCGCACAGCCATGCCCCTGCGCAAACCGGCGGCACGCCCCATGACCATGGGCAGATCGGCAGCACGACCCCTGACCATGCCGCTGCCACCGCCACTACCAGCGAGCTGCAGGTGGTGCTGGCCACCTCGGAGGTAGTGGTTGGGCCCAATCGCTTGGCGCTGGGCCTGCTGCAGGACAACGTGCCGATCAGCGACGCGCCCCAGACCACGGTCACGGCGCGCTACTACCGCCTCAGCGCCGACCAGGCCGCGCTGGTGGGTGAGGAAGCGGCACGCTACTACGGCGAGGGCCTCGGACCGCGTGGCACCTTCGTGATCCACCCCACCTTCGACGCGCCCGGACAGTGGGGTCTCGAAGTAGAAGCAACCCGTCCGGGGCAGGCGCCGGTGACGCGCCGTTTGCGCATCAACGTGGTGGAGCATGGCAACGCGCCCAAGGTCGGCGATGCCGCCCCCAGGAGCGACACGCCCACCGCTGCGCAGGTCAGCGATCTGCGGCAGATCTCCTCCGACGCGCACCCCGATCCCCGGCTGTACCAGATGAGCGTGGCCCAGGCCGTCAGCAGCGGCAAGCCCAGCCTGATCCTCTTCGCCACGCCGGGCTACTGCCAGACCGCGGTGTGTGGTCCGGGTGTGGAAGTTGTCAAGCGGCTGGTCGATCGCTTCGGCGATCGCGTCAACGCCGTGCATGTCGAGGTCTATCGCCTGCCCTACGATGGCACCATGGTGCCGGCCATGCGCGAATGGGGCCTGTTGACCGAGCCGTGGCTGTTTCTGGTAGATGGGCAGGGCAAGATCGCCGCGCGCTACGAAGGCGGCATTACGCTGGAGGAGCTGCAACCCGCGGTAGAGCAGGTGATCGGCGGGCAGGCCGGGAGCTGA